GGGTTTTCTTTTGAGCGCATTGTCAATCACGTGTATTTAAAGCAGGAAGGTGTTTTTGGCATCATGGCCAGCGTGCTGGTCACGTATGTGATTTTGTTTATTTTTTTCGGATCTTTTTTGAAAAAATCCGGGGCAGGGCAGTTTTTAATGGATCTGCCCATGGCGCTGGCCGGAAGGACAACCGGCGGGCCGGCAAAGGTATCGGTGCTGGCCTCCGGGTTTTTTGGCTCCATTTCCGGAAGCGCCATTGCCAACACCGTCACCACCGGTGCCTTCACCATCCCGCTGATGAAAAAAGCGGGCTTCAAGCCTCATGTTGCCGGTGCCATCGAACCTGCTGCATCCGTGGGCGGCATGTTCATGCCGCCCATAATGGGTGCCGGCGGATTTTTGATGGCCGAAATGACCGGAACCCCGTATGTGACCATAATGAAAATGGCGATTTTTCCAGCATTTCTGTATTTTCTGGCCGTACTCGTCATGGTTCATTTCGAGGCCAAGCGACACGGCATTGTCGGCATTGTGGAACCGGATCAGCCCGGGGTCCGGGAAATCCTGAAAAAGGAGTGGTTCATGGGCCTGCCCCTGGTGGTCATCGTGGCCCTTATGCTCACGGGCTTCAGCCCCGGATATGCGGCAGTGCTCGCAACCCTTTCCTGTATCCTGGTATCCTGGTTTACAAAGGACCAAAAAATGGGTCCCGGACAGATATGGGAAGCCCTGCTGGAAGGTTCCAGAAACACGCTTGTCATCGGGGCAACCGTTGGCGTGATCGGTATTATTGTCGGCTCCATTGCACTTACCGGCATCGGGCTTCGGTTTTCTGACCTGATTTTCAATCTTTCCGGAGGAATCCTTCCAATCGCCATTCTGCTTATCGGCATTGCCAGCCTGGTTCTGGGCATGGGTGTTCCGGTGACCGCATCGTATCTCATCGTGGCGGTTCTGGCCGTGCCGGCAATGAGCAGCATGCTTGCCATGCATCATTATGGCGTTTCCACGGTTACCGAACTCGGCTTCACCAACCAGACAGCCGCTGCCTGGACCCTGCTGGCTTCACACATGATCGTATACTGGTTCAGCCAGGATTCCAACATTACCCCGCCGGTATGCCTTGCTGCTTACAGCGGGGCCGCCCTTGCCAACTCGGATCCCTGGAAAAC
The Desulfosalsimonas propionicica DNA segment above includes these coding regions:
- a CDS encoding TRAP transporter permease, with product MTPETQEGSATPETVDAKRLEELQAKETKGSRSLSGFWFYLTSAMSVFMALFYMYGAGIRPVSAQYHRGVYVAITFVLVFLLYPMHRRSRRDRPSVLDMLLAVLAAFVVGYWIVEFEALNYRMGNETTLDFIVSTLGIFLSLEVCRRVLGWSLTLTGAAFLLYCYFGQYMPEAIAHRGFSFERIVNHVYLKQEGVFGIMASVLVTYVILFIFFGSFLKKSGAGQFLMDLPMALAGRTTGGPAKVSVLASGFFGSISGSAIANTVTTGAFTIPLMKKAGFKPHVAGAIEPAASVGGMFMPPIMGAGGFLMAEMTGTPYVTIMKMAIFPAFLYFLAVLVMVHFEAKRHGIVGIVEPDQPGVREILKKEWFMGLPLVVIVALMLTGFSPGYAAVLATLSCILVSWFTKDQKMGPGQIWEALLEGSRNTLVIGATVGVIGIIVGSIALTGIGLRFSDLIFNLSGGILPIAILLIGIASLVLGMGVPVTASYLIVAVLAVPAMSSMLAMHHYGVSTVTELGFTNQTAAAWTLLASHMIVYWFSQDSNITPPVCLAAYSGAALANSDPWKTGWTAFKFAKMIYIVPFLFAYSPGLLLNASGLKIFMTFLTCILGTISFSMVTMGYFKCATNVAEWILAAVGTIVLLFPRVVPGITGLEISIFIIDAAAIALFVLVYLMQTLRIKKNPNLTLPLEQRRHLKTV